ATTTTGCAACTGAAGCGGAGACGATTTTTTATCAACAACCACGCACATTTACTAAACTAGATTCACCAGATATTTTATCGTACGCATTAGGTGCAACGCTATATATGCCTGCATCTATGCCTAACATTATTGAAATGGTACAATCACAAAAATATCAAGATTTAAAGTCGTTTGTTATAGATTTAGAGGATGCAGTTGGAGATGCAGAGTTAACGAGCTGTGAAGAAAAAATAATAGAGGATATAAGCGCACTCTACACACTTTATGTCCATAACGAAATTTTGCTTGAAGATTTGCCACTCCTATTTATTCGTGTGCGGAGTATAGAGCAATTTAGACTTTTGACGTCTGTATTAGGAAAGCAACAGGAAGTGCTTACGGGCTATGTATTTCCTAAGTTCACAGCTAGACAAGGAGCTGCCTATTTTGAAATACTTGAGCAAACGATTGAACAGCATCAGCTAACGCTATATGGAATGCCTATTTTAGAAAGCCGAGACATTTTATATAAGGAGTCTCGAATGGAAGCTTTATTTGCGATACGAGATGTGCTGCGTCAATATAGAAAACGTGTACTTAACGTACGTATCGGTGCTACTGATTTTTGTGGAATTTATGGAATTCGTCGTCGAGTAGACTCAACAATTTATGATATAGCCGTTATTCGAGATTGTATTGCAGATATCGTCAATATACTAGGTCGTGAAGAAGATGACTTTGTTATTTCGGGACCAGTATGGGAGTATTTCAGTAATGAACGGGTATTAAAACCAACGCTAAGAGCTACACCATTCAGTGAAAAGGGAGCTTTATATGCACGTAAGGCACTACTTGATGATTATTTGGATGGCTTGATGAAGGAAGTAATTTTAGACAGACAAAATGGCATTTTAGGTAAAACAATTATACATCCAAGTCATATTCGAATTGTACATGCACTTTATGTTGTTTCTTATGAGGAATATGTAGATGCTACTAGTATTATTGATAATGAAGGGCAAAAGGGTGTTTTAAAAAGCCATTATGCCAATAAAATGAATGAAATGAAGCCACATATGAGATGGGCACAGAAAGTTTTACGCCAAGCACATATATATGGTGTATACAATGAATCTGCAGATTTTGCCTCTCTTTTATTGAATGCAAGTGTAGGAGGAAGTACAGATGACGAAGCTCAACAACAAGATGAACATTATTCAAGATTATAAAATTGATATTGAGATTACCCAAAACCCTTATGATTTTGCGATGACGGATTTATTCAAAATGGCGACACGTATTAATAAAAAGAGACAGTTTTTATTTGTGAGTACCGTCCTTGGTAAGCATTTAGCAGTTCGTCCACAGGTGCCGATTTTGACAGGCGCATTATTAGCAATGATGTATCATGAAAAACTGGTTGGTCATGATTGTTTGTTATTACAGCCAGTTGTACAGGCGATAAAAAATCAGCAAAATATGCAAGGGATTTTACAGCAAGTAGAGGAGCAAAGACTGGAACTAGCAGAGGAAGTTTTATTTATCGGCTTTGCTGAAACGGCAACAGCTCTTGGTCATGCTGTTTTCAATGCTTTTAAGTCCAATGCAACTTATGTCCATACGACGCGAGAACTACTACCAGAGCTCGAACCGTTTGTCACTTTCGAAGAAGAACATTCGCACGCGACGAGTCATCGCGTGTACTGCGAGCAACCTGAAAAACTGCTGCAGGCAAAACGAATTGTGCTCATTGACGATGAAATTACAACAGGAAATACAGTGGTAAACATTATTGAAACACTACGCCAAAAGTTCCCTACTGTTCAGCATTATTCTGTTTTATCGATTTTAGATTGGCGTTCGCCACAGCAACAAGCGATGTTTGCGGAGCTAGAGGCTAGGTGGGGGGTAACGATTGATTTTGTATCGATTATGAGTGGGCAATTTATTTGTGATGGCACACCACTTTTAACAAATTATCAGGTGCAAAGTACCTCTCAAGCAACAACAGAAATGAAGTTGCTTTCAGTGAACGAGGTAGTTGAACAGAAACATTACTATTCTATCGCT
The genomic region above belongs to Lysinibacillus sp. FSL W8-0992 and contains:
- a CDS encoding phosphoribosyltransferase family protein — encoded protein: MTKLNNKMNIIQDYKIDIEITQNPYDFAMTDLFKMATRINKKRQFLFVSTVLGKHLAVRPQVPILTGALLAMMYHEKLVGHDCLLLQPVVQAIKNQQNMQGILQQVEEQRLELAEEVLFIGFAETATALGHAVFNAFKSNATYVHTTRELLPELEPFVTFEEEHSHATSHRVYCEQPEKLLQAKRIVLIDDEITTGNTVVNIIETLRQKFPTVQHYSVLSILDWRSPQQQAMFAELEARWGVTIDFVSIMSGQFICDGTPLLTNYQVQSTSQATTEMKLLSVNEVVEQKHYYSIAENGVENRAPYMLATGRLMLTTEQHAAQKKLYQTIADQLRGLRTDGPALVIGTGEFMYVPMQIATCLGEDVYFQSTTRSPIYCANNPSYTITEKIAFESPENNGVENYLYNLHSHSYSELFLVIERIANEEVVARAVHALKSVSNANIYVICMHEWGTE
- a CDS encoding HpcH/HpaI aldolase/citrate lyase family protein; protein product: MQYFATEAETIFYQQPRTFTKLDSPDILSYALGATLYMPASMPNIIEMVQSQKYQDLKSFVIDLEDAVGDAELTSCEEKIIEDISALYTLYVHNEILLEDLPLLFIRVRSIEQFRLLTSVLGKQQEVLTGYVFPKFTARQGAAYFEILEQTIEQHQLTLYGMPILESRDILYKESRMEALFAIRDVLRQYRKRVLNVRIGATDFCGIYGIRRRVDSTIYDIAVIRDCIADIVNILGREEDDFVISGPVWEYFSNERVLKPTLRATPFSEKGALYARKALLDDYLDGLMKEVILDRQNGILGKTIIHPSHIRIVHALYVVSYEEYVDATSIIDNEGQKGVLKSHYANKMNEMKPHMRWAQKVLRQAHIYGVYNESADFASLLLNASVGGSTDDEAQQQDEHYSRL